One segment of Myxocyprinus asiaticus isolate MX2 ecotype Aquarium Trade chromosome 41, UBuf_Myxa_2, whole genome shotgun sequence DNA contains the following:
- the zgc:112496 gene encoding uncharacterized protein zgc:112496 has translation MAVDGRLYNCEDPAVWRGIYDKYWTVVEAKSAVKGKAPGKLLALDKWFQEELPAAISARSERSLTHAELVKIVEWKLTKGKFRPRLQQLIGSNSEVAVHSLTTKAFSLLPDVQASITELCKLKGVGPATASAVLVAGAPGEVPFMADEAVESIAELRPVEYTAKHYALFLQKILHKTSQLNKVDNQQQWTPHRVEQCLWAWAVANRIQPTLLQEFSLMDAADKETNQKSEKRKATDEKPSKRQKTV, from the exons ATGGCTGTGGATGGGAGACTTTATAATTGTGAAGATCCAGCTGTATGGAGAGGGATTTATGACAAATACTGGACTGTCGTAGAGGCCAAATCAGCTGTGAAGGGAAAGGCTCCTGGAAAGCTCTTGGCATTGGACAAATG GTTTCAGGAGGAGTTGCCTGCTGCAATCTCAGCTCGATCCGAGCGTTCTCTCACACATGCTGAGCTCGTCAAGATCGTGGAGTGGAAACTGACT AAAGGGAAGTTCCGACCACGTTTGCAGCAGCTAATTGGCTCGAACAGCGAGGTGGCGGTTCATAGCTTGACTACAAAAGCGTTCAGTTTGTTGCCTGATGTCCAAGCATCTATCACAGAGCTGTGTAAACTCAAAGGTGTCGGACCGGCAACGGCTTCAG CCGTGTTGGTGGCCGGAGCTCCTGGTGAAGTACCCTTCATGGCTGATGAAGCTGTCGAGAGCATCGCCGAGTTGAGACCGGTTGAGTACACGGCCAAACATTACGCTCTGTTCCTCCAGAAAATACTGCACAAAACATCCCAGCTTAACAAAG TGGACAACCAGCAGCAATGGACTCCTCACAGGGTGGAGCAGTGTTTATGGGCATGGGCGGTAGCCAATCGGATTCAGCCAACATTATTACAGGAATTCAGTCTAATGGATGCAGCAGACAAAGAGACCAATCAGAAGTCAGAGAAGAGGAAGGCAACTGATGAAAAGCCCTCTAAGAGACAGAAGACTGTCTAG